The stretch of DNA GTCAATCATTATTAGTAGATGCCAAAGACCGTTCACAGATGTTGGTTAATCTCTCGTCTTTGCTTCCAAATGAGTTTCAAACCAACTGCATTCAGACAGGAAGGCTAACTGTGCTAATCCATAAACTAAAAGCTATAAACAAGTTTGAATGCCTTTCTTGTATTACAGATGagatcaaaataataaaaaaatctgccaatatTAGTATCAGCAAAACCTGgccaaaaaaatctgatttgtgcaTCTTtgggctggacaatatggctgaaaaacgtatcatGACACAAGCGTTTCATATCAGCTGATTATTATTGATTAGGTTTTTTGTTCCAAATTTATGAAATGGTGGCATAACATTTCCTCTTTtagccacagttttcactccatgatgttttttaaagtggTTCTGAGAGGAAACTTAAACTACTACTGCTGCGCAAATTACTCAGcatgttgttgctaggtaacaaaagagtgagttagttgacACCAATCACCAAtggctaaagtctttcctctgatCTGGGTCTGCCGTTCCGGATCGGAGTTtggtgaaattattgaatattctatcagacgtATTATCTATTGAGATTGACCATGTATCCATAgcaatatataaattattttattgtccaGCACTAGTGCATCTCtaccaaaagaaaagaaaaatctgaatttcatTTTGCACAGAATGATCTTGTGTCTcagtgtcaaaataaaaacaggtcaAATTTTTAAGCATAAATCAAAACCTTAAGATCAATAAATGGGTTCCTGTAAATCTTATGAGACAATTTGACTAATCAAATTTTCCCCTTTTATAAACACAGACACAAGCCTCTGGTTAGGCCAGTGAGGTCAGAGCATGGCAGCACATCCAGTCTCATAGCAGCAGCCAAGATGCAGCTCCAGCCCTTCACCTTACCCTAAAGCATGGCATATTTTGTTGTCCACTCCTGAGCTAGTTTATTGTACCTAACAAAGTGAAACCAGATTACATAACAGATCCCAGCCATTTTAAAGTTATAACTATacataaaaagtcaaatatcaTTTCTAACACACCATAAATATATATAGTTGAAATGACTGTTACCCAGATACACAACTGgctcattttcatgtttattcaacatgggTACTTACTTCTGACTATCTGTTTTGTAGATTCGTGCAATCTCTGGCACTAGTGGGTCGTCGGGGTTTGGGTCACATAGGAGTGAGCAAATGGAGAgaagaactgaaagaaaaataaattaaaaaaaaaaactttacaaataagCCATTCTagatattaaatgttattttctatatttttgacTTAAATGCTGCCATCAGGGCCTTGCTTTtgtcagactgccccagggcagctgtggctgctgtccagtagcttgccaccatcagtgtgtgagtGAATGactaatgtgaaatgttttaggGTCCTCTGGTGTTGATAAAGTACAAAGCCATTCAGCATTTCTGTCAGTGTCTTTTGTATCTAGCTTTGTCATTTTACCTGACCACATAAGACAATTTATTTTGACAAGATTAAGACTTAATacatgtgtgtatatataaaaaaaagaactaaaccCAAATCTCACCACTTGAGTCACATGAATATTCATACCTTTAGAAATAGTAAGTGCTGGAGACCACTGTGATCTGAGAATATCCAGACAGATACTGCCGTTACTGTTAATATTTGGGTGGTAAATTCTTGTTGTGAATGCAACCTGAAGggaaagaggacaaaaaaaaacaaacagaacatatACGTTAGATAAGGCAAAGCTGCACACGTTGggtacatattttaaattcctTCTTCCAGAGCGGTGACTGCCTGTTTCTGGAATGACAGGTAGTGCGTCACAAGtttccaaacaaacaaatagtTTCCAAAAACCAGTTTGATTTACAAGAGCTGTGTTTGATGGGTtgattaaggaaaaaaaaaaaaaaaaaagggacagcAACTttacccccccaaaaaatatatatattttttttccaccgcGACCATGTGTTCTAGCGTTgttttattgagtgtgtctgcTTACCTTGGGTGGTTTGAAGGGGTAGTCTGTTGGAAAATGAATTGTCAAGAAGAAAACTCCTCCCTGATATGGACTGTCGCTCTGAAACATGGACACAGTTTCTGCTTTAGAAAGGATTCAACACTTCCTGAACGCAGCTCTCTAACATTTTCAAGTCAAATTTTGACCTTTATCTTACGGACGCATTGAAAAGCCGCCAAGAACGCCATTCCGGTTTATGTTGGTGCGCAACTATTATGTCATAAAATACTTACTGGTCCCATGATTGTGGCCTGCCAGTGAAACACTGCGGAGAACAGAAAGCAAAACGTTAGAAAATGGTGAAAGGTCACAGGTATGTGATCTGACGGGAAGTATTCAGCCGGAGATTTCTCATAGCTTCCCGGCAGCAAATGTTTGTGTTCCCTCTCGCTGGGCAActctgtaaaatatattttatacataGGAGACTagaatttgcacattttgttttcatcgACCAATCCAAATGATGATTTTGTTCcctccatttttaaatttgacataGGACAATTTGAGCATTTTAGTCAATTATTACATATTCCCATAGCCATGTTTTCTGATCCACTTTGATTTTGAGTTTTGTCCcctccattttctttcaaattcaaaacaaaaatcaaaagaacCTACagcacttcaaaataaataaataaaaaaacaaacaatacagcagaggagcagcaacaacaaagaTCAAAACTTAAACTGGCAGGTCAGGATAAGCCAGATCTGTACATCTTTACAAATTATATTACATTAGTAAATTAATaggttattttgaaaaacaatgtgGCTGAaatgaaaggtaaaaaaattttttaaaaaaacttactGTCATCACCCACTGGGCCAGCTGAGCACTGTGCTGGAGGGTCACGAGCCAGGTCATTAAGTTCctataataatacaaaaaaattagttaaaacaACTAATTAGCCGACAGTGATGggtcaatattatttaaaagcagTGTAAGGAATTGAGCTTTTCAAATCCCAGATGTCAAAATTTCCTTTCCCAAACATCCACTGACACTGTTGACCCCCTTTCTATTCTCCAGTTGCATCTGTGGACCACCTACCATCATCTTACACCCTAAACTGGAAAATTCACCCTATGTACATGCCGTAAAAGCTACCCTGTT from Xiphophorus hellerii strain 12219 chromosome 19, Xiphophorus_hellerii-4.1, whole genome shotgun sequence encodes:
- the LOC116708413 gene encoding ubiquitin-conjugating enzyme E2 D2-like isoform X2, with the protein product MALKRIHKELNDLARDPPAQCSAGPVGDDMFHWQATIMGPSDSPYQGGVFFLTIHFPTDYPFKPPKVAFTTRIYHPNINSNGSICLDILRSQWSPALTISKVLLSICSLLCDPNPDDPLVPEIARIYKTDSQKYIKMAKEWTQKYAM
- the LOC116708413 gene encoding ubiquitin-conjugating enzyme E2 D2-like isoform X1 — translated: MALKRIHKELNDLARDPPAQCSAGPVGDDMFHWQATIMGPSDSPYQGGVFFLTIHFPTDYPFKPPKVAFTTRIYHPNINSNGSICLDILRSQWSPALTISKVLLSICSLLCDPNPDDPLVPEIARIYKTDSQKYNKLAQEWTTKYAML